Below is a genomic region from Caballeronia sp. SBC1.
TCTGGAGAGCAAGCCGCATACGCGCTTGCTCGAAACGCTGGCGGTGGAGATAGCGGAGCTGTCGTTCACCCGATGGCCCGCGCTCGATGCGCTGACGTTGCTGCTTTACAAGCCGAAGATTCGCGAAGGCACGCGCCGCGTGGGCGTTGAACTCGATTGGCATCGTGCGGATTTCGACGGATGGCGCGCGTCGGCAGCTTTGCATACGGCGGCGCGCACGACGGATACGCGCTGAAACGGCCATGACGTCGACGCGCGTTCAAACCGCCGGACTTTCGCAGCTTGCGTGCGAGCAGCATGATCCTCAGGCTGCGCTCGCCTTGCTCGATCGCAGCCTGGCGCTCGGGCATCGGCGAATTGCGTTGATTCGGTATCTGCATGCACAGTACCTCGGTGCGCCGCTTGAGCCGCGCCATCATGAGTATGTTCACAAGGTGGCTGCGCGCTTAAGTGCCGAGACGATCGCGCGCATAGCGATGGCTGCGCGTGCGCGCCTTGGGGGGTGATTCAGCTTCCACGACCGCAGTCGATTCAGCAGATTGAAACGAAAAAGGGCACCGCTCGGCCGTTAAGCCGGGATGCCCAAACATCCGTTACCAGTTACACAGCCGCGAATGTCTCTGTCTTGCGCGCCTTC
It encodes:
- a CDS encoding dihydroneopterin aldolase, coding for MKPYEPFGTLSPGGRGWRIVVDELVVLTRIGLHAQEHLAPQPVAIDASLHYRGVPAEENAHELIDYEAWCAGVSDYLESKPHTRLLETLAVEIAELSFTRWPALDALTLLLYKPKIREGTRRVGVELDWHRADFDGWRASAALHTAARTTDTR